One window of Phycisphaeraceae bacterium genomic DNA carries:
- a CDS encoding tetratricopeptide repeat protein, with product MGENTLKSKFVRNAAMAMLGACVMTATGCNAFRGHGKYTQEQINKSRERLDQMKAATQFDMAMQTYRAGDLEKAQRLIDATLAMSPTVARAHVLRGRILIERGMIEEALISLKRGEALDPTNADASYFQAIAYERVLKREEALSYFMQSAELDPTNAQHVVAAAEMMIDLGRTQEAESYLTRQTERFEHNAGVRQTLGHLAMMRDDAKTASIMFNEARLLAPDDSAILEDLTRAQLAIGSFGEAEMNVSRLLRDPQNASRRDLLHVRARCLTELNRMVEARDVLVQLTSGLEGAADTEAWIGLGNVAYVLKDPNRVRTASARVIALAPDRPDGYMLKALWHRRMGDTDRALLEVERTLQRSPSHASALTLKGIMLADRGQYEDARIALGAALRADPANSDVAVLLGSVEQAEMASAGEL from the coding sequence ATGGGTGAGAATACACTGAAGTCGAAGTTCGTGCGGAATGCCGCGATGGCGATGCTTGGCGCGTGCGTGATGACGGCCACGGGTTGCAACGCATTCCGCGGCCACGGCAAGTACACGCAGGAGCAGATCAACAAGTCTCGCGAGCGGCTTGACCAGATGAAGGCCGCGACGCAGTTCGATATGGCGATGCAGACGTATCGGGCCGGCGACCTTGAGAAGGCGCAGCGTCTGATCGACGCCACACTCGCCATGAGCCCGACGGTTGCTCGGGCGCACGTACTCCGCGGGCGCATCCTCATCGAGCGTGGCATGATCGAGGAGGCGTTGATCTCCTTGAAGCGGGGTGAGGCCCTCGACCCGACCAACGCGGATGCGAGCTACTTCCAGGCGATCGCGTATGAGCGCGTCCTGAAGCGCGAGGAAGCACTGTCCTACTTCATGCAGTCTGCCGAGCTTGACCCCACGAATGCGCAGCACGTCGTCGCGGCGGCTGAGATGATGATCGATCTCGGACGTACCCAGGAGGCGGAGTCTTACCTGACGCGCCAGACGGAGCGTTTCGAGCACAACGCCGGCGTTCGCCAGACGCTCGGTCACCTCGCCATGATGCGTGACGATGCCAAGACCGCATCGATCATGTTCAACGAGGCCCGTCTGCTCGCGCCGGATGACAGCGCGATCCTCGAAGACCTGACTCGTGCTCAGCTCGCGATCGGTTCCTTCGGCGAGGCGGAGATGAATGTCTCTCGCCTGCTGCGTGATCCTCAGAACGCATCGCGTCGCGACCTTCTGCACGTCCGGGCTCGCTGCCTGACGGAACTGAACCGGATGGTGGAAGCACGAGATGTGCTTGTGCAGCTCACGAGCGGGCTTGAGGGCGCTGCTGACACAGAGGCGTGGATCGGTCTCGGGAACGTGGCGTATGTTCTCAAGGATCCGAATCGCGTCAGGACGGCCTCTGCGCGGGTCATCGCACTCGCGCCCGATCGTCCGGATGGGTACATGCTGAAGGCATTGTGGCATCGACGGATGGGAGACACGGATCGCGCCCTGCTGGAGGTGGAGCGCACCCTGCAACGCAGCCCGAGCCATGCCTCGGCACTGACGCTGAAGGGCATCATGCTTGCCGACCGTGGTCAGTATGAGGACGCACGCATCGCGCTCGGCGCCGCGCTCCGCGCGGATCCGGCGAACTCAGATGTTGCGGTGCTCCTCGGCTCGGTCGAGCAGGCGGAGATGGCGTCGGCAGGCGAGCTCTGA
- a CDS encoding serine/threonine-protein phosphatase, with protein MAKRAKDSTSVSSPLTLEFRQEFEAETLSLLHKRFLWFTGVVSVVGLFAIVMKAAVDLWRETTDLDLIGYGVGIGSLLVYITAYLIVLLGHVSRERVHTIAFAIVVLDGLLHIGLWTFTDPHAGFGMWGVLLTHMLACSFLPWTAMQALGPIVVLVLVNAVAIVLGTKPGAGGETRVALMIVNIGLSPLVGLPGTLICWLRHSRRVEQFKMRALATKYGEFRRELTDARRIHESLFPKPQDSGDIRFHYLYEPMRQIGGDYLFVASSPTDDGRREMLSFVVVDVTGHGIPAALTVNRLHGELSRLFAEYPSIRPGEVLKLLNRYVHLTLANHSVYVTAICGRIDPLHDTLEYASGGHPTAFLRAVDGTIEELQSTALVLGACPDAEFDPEPRTLRFGPGDSVIAYTDGALEAKNKDGKMLGTRGMQRIVGSPSHCPSGTWPQVILGVVEQHRHGPPADDTLVIEVFRTLDSMPRESVAERESHASTMR; from the coding sequence GTGGCGAAGCGAGCAAAGGACAGCACATCGGTTTCGAGTCCGCTGACGCTGGAGTTCCGTCAGGAATTCGAGGCGGAGACGCTGTCACTGCTGCACAAGCGTTTCCTGTGGTTCACAGGAGTGGTCAGCGTCGTCGGGCTTTTCGCGATCGTGATGAAGGCCGCGGTGGACCTGTGGCGTGAGACAACTGATCTAGATTTGATCGGGTACGGAGTGGGTATCGGGTCCTTGCTTGTCTACATCACCGCGTACCTGATCGTCTTACTCGGTCATGTCTCGCGTGAGCGTGTCCACACGATTGCATTTGCGATCGTTGTGCTGGATGGCCTCCTTCACATCGGACTCTGGACATTCACCGATCCTCATGCGGGATTCGGGATGTGGGGTGTGCTGCTGACGCACATGCTCGCGTGCAGTTTCCTGCCATGGACTGCGATGCAAGCCCTCGGTCCGATCGTGGTGCTTGTGCTTGTGAATGCGGTTGCGATCGTGCTGGGCACGAAGCCGGGAGCGGGCGGCGAGACTCGCGTGGCACTGATGATCGTGAACATCGGACTCAGCCCCCTGGTCGGTCTGCCGGGAACGCTGATCTGCTGGCTGCGTCACTCGAGGCGCGTTGAGCAATTCAAGATGCGGGCGCTCGCGACGAAGTACGGCGAGTTCCGACGGGAACTCACGGATGCCAGGCGGATCCACGAGTCGCTCTTTCCCAAGCCGCAGGACTCGGGCGATATCCGCTTTCACTACCTCTACGAGCCGATGCGACAGATCGGCGGTGACTATCTCTTTGTTGCGAGCTCTCCGACGGATGATGGTCGTCGCGAGATGCTGAGCTTTGTTGTGGTCGATGTCACGGGCCACGGCATTCCGGCGGCGCTGACCGTGAATCGCCTGCACGGGGAGCTGAGCCGCTTGTTCGCCGAGTATCCGAGCATCCGACCCGGTGAAGTCCTCAAGCTGCTGAACAGGTACGTGCATCTCACGCTCGCCAACCACTCGGTGTATGTGACAGCGATCTGCGGCCGCATCGATCCGCTTCACGACACGCTTGAGTATGCGAGCGGCGGCCATCCGACGGCGTTTCTGCGCGCGGTCGATGGCACGATCGAGGAGCTTCAGTCCACTGCGCTGGTGCTCGGGGCGTGCCCTGATGCGGAGTTCGATCCTGAGCCGCGAACCCTTCGGTTCGGGCCGGGAGACTCCGTCATTGCGTATACCGATGGGGCGCTCGAAGCGAAGAACAAAGACGGCAAGATGCTGGGCACCCGCGGCATGCAGCGAATTGTGGGATCTCCATCCCACTGTCCGAGCGGAACGTGGCCTCAGGTGATTCTGGGAGTCGTTGAGCAGCACCGGCATGGTCCGCCAGCGGACGACACGCTCGTGATCGAGGTCTTCCGGACGCTTGACAGCATGCCGCGAGAAAGTGTTGCGGAGCGTGAAAGCCACGCTTCGACGATGCGGTAG
- the recJ gene encoding single-stranded-DNA-specific exonuclease RecJ, which translates to MTQVHTVRGLTKLWRPISSGSDTSARPGSSEFARGYEPLTARVLEARGLLNEESVKFLAPRLAHLHDPSLLPDMDRAAERILHAAASKQPIAIYGDYDVDGVTASAILARTLRAIHPEARVITYIPHRIDEGYGLNAEAIRSLAEAGATVVVTVDCGITANGPAMVARDLGIDLIITDHHNGAENEADLPPAYAIVHPRRPGSVYPFGDLCGAGVAYKLAWRLCTMHTGHSRLPQLLRDLLVDLLGLAALGAIADVVPLLGENRVIVRSGLSRIRTSPFIGLRALVKASGLDGDRIDTDGVGFSLAPRLNACGRLGHAREALELMLTDDPMRAAEIARDLTRLNDNRRAVEKQIAEQAFELAGVSGMLDSDTRAIVLAHPDWHTGVIGIVCSRLVERTGRPTILLQDQGEMLAGSGRSIDGYSLHAALCECSPHLHTFGGHDMAAGLKLTPDKLDAFRDAFTSHASRMLNPEDLIPRVQFDCDASIRDLTPLAIRQLDLLAPFGRENPPVRVKLSGLRVSARPEPFGKAGGHIKLTVRDGERSLRVIGWNWASRHPETAASIPVGTRIDALVIPKLSTWSGLVEPELVDLQPG; encoded by the coding sequence ATGACGCAAGTTCACACAGTACGCGGCTTAACCAAGCTCTGGCGGCCGATCTCGTCGGGCTCCGACACATCGGCACGCCCCGGATCGAGCGAGTTCGCTCGGGGATATGAGCCGCTCACAGCCAGAGTCCTCGAGGCACGGGGGCTGCTGAACGAAGAATCCGTGAAGTTCCTTGCACCGCGCCTCGCTCACCTGCACGATCCTTCACTGCTCCCTGACATGGACCGTGCTGCGGAGCGCATCCTGCACGCGGCGGCTTCAAAGCAGCCCATCGCGATATACGGCGACTACGACGTCGATGGTGTCACCGCTTCAGCCATCCTCGCGCGAACCCTGAGAGCCATCCATCCTGAAGCCCGAGTCATCACATACATACCCCACCGTATCGACGAGGGATACGGGCTGAACGCCGAAGCGATCCGCTCGCTCGCCGAAGCGGGTGCGACCGTCGTCGTGACGGTCGATTGCGGCATCACGGCAAACGGTCCGGCGATGGTTGCACGTGATCTGGGCATCGATCTGATCATCACGGACCACCACAATGGCGCGGAGAATGAGGCCGACCTGCCGCCCGCGTACGCGATCGTTCACCCTCGCCGCCCTGGGTCTGTGTATCCCTTCGGTGATCTCTGCGGAGCCGGCGTCGCGTACAAGCTTGCTTGGCGGCTCTGCACGATGCACACGGGACATTCGAGACTCCCCCAACTGCTCCGCGATCTACTGGTTGATCTCCTCGGGCTGGCGGCTCTCGGTGCGATCGCCGATGTCGTCCCCCTGCTGGGGGAGAACCGTGTCATCGTTCGGTCTGGCCTCTCTCGCATCCGCACATCGCCGTTCATCGGCCTCCGAGCGTTGGTCAAGGCGAGCGGACTCGATGGCGACAGAATCGACACCGATGGTGTCGGCTTCTCGCTTGCGCCGCGCCTGAACGCGTGCGGCAGACTCGGCCACGCGAGAGAAGCTCTCGAGCTCATGCTCACCGACGACCCCATGAGAGCCGCCGAGATCGCCAGAGATCTGACACGCCTGAACGACAATCGCCGCGCGGTCGAGAAGCAGATCGCCGAACAGGCGTTCGAACTCGCCGGAGTGAGCGGCATGCTCGATTCCGACACCCGAGCAATCGTGCTCGCTCACCCAGATTGGCACACTGGCGTCATCGGCATCGTCTGCTCCCGACTCGTCGAACGTACCGGACGACCAACAATCCTGCTCCAGGATCAGGGAGAAATGCTGGCGGGCTCAGGCCGCTCCATCGACGGTTACTCGTTGCACGCCGCACTCTGCGAGTGCTCGCCGCACCTGCACACCTTCGGCGGACACGACATGGCTGCGGGGCTGAAACTCACGCCGGACAAGCTCGACGCCTTTCGCGACGCGTTCACTTCTCACGCGTCACGCATGCTCAATCCCGAAGATCTCATCCCAAGGGTACAGTTCGATTGCGACGCCTCGATCCGAGACCTGACGCCGCTCGCGATCCGTCAACTCGATCTCCTCGCACCTTTCGGGCGCGAGAATCCGCCGGTTCGGGTGAAGCTCAGCGGGCTTCGCGTCTCGGCGCGGCCCGAGCCGTTCGGCAAAGCCGGCGGGCACATCAAGCTCACCGTCCGTGACGGCGAACGTTCGCTGCGCGTGATCGGGTGGAACTGGGCGTCTCGTCACCCAGAAACGGCAGCGTCGATCCCCGTTGGCACGAGGATCGACGCGCTCGTCATTCCCAAACTCTCGACGTGGTCAGGCCTCGTCGAACCCGAACTGGTTGATCTCCAGCCGGGTTGA
- a CDS encoding metallophosphoesterase: MWALAEGNGEDLRVPRAVASLGPWIVAWAVLSVVGSWVQLGLWGGSTHLDGVLSTQAGRAIANLIALPTQAFNVALMTLLHMRADRSALLIVSSVVIGWACVLFGLRTMLRVWVWSRSVLMGREPRKVRERHAGLDIGGPSIPSRRAFLLDGPLVIGGAAGGLVGAHSVVVAPFDLKIERYTVAVKDLARGLEGMRLVQISDTHLGPHVPPEFVARVVRESITLKPDVFLLTGDYVHRGTDCNARAAALFEPLVRTGRPVIGVLGNHDWYGDGLDMKRQLSGVGVRMVDNDRVFIDAATRGMWEQAPVAGLCIAGLGDFGRDTMDFEAAFRGVPEEMPRIVLQHQPDAVETRGFVEGPRMDVIFAGHTHGGQIRLPLVGAPVTLSRYGQKYASGLAQGPRCPVVVSRGIGMSFLPVRIGVRPEVVEVTLARM; encoded by the coding sequence ATGTGGGCACTGGCGGAGGGCAATGGTGAGGACCTGCGTGTGCCGCGTGCGGTGGCGAGTCTTGGCCCATGGATTGTTGCCTGGGCTGTGCTGAGCGTTGTGGGATCTTGGGTTCAACTCGGTTTGTGGGGCGGTTCGACGCACCTTGATGGTGTGCTCTCCACACAAGCAGGACGGGCGATTGCGAATCTGATTGCGTTGCCTACACAGGCATTCAATGTCGCGCTGATGACCCTGTTGCATATGCGGGCCGACCGGAGCGCACTGCTGATTGTGTCTTCGGTGGTGATCGGCTGGGCGTGCGTGCTGTTCGGGCTTCGGACAATGCTGCGCGTATGGGTATGGAGCCGTTCTGTGCTGATGGGCAGAGAGCCGAGAAAGGTGCGAGAGCGGCACGCGGGCCTTGACATTGGTGGGCCCTCTATTCCGTCGAGGCGGGCGTTCCTGTTGGATGGGCCGCTGGTGATCGGAGGTGCTGCGGGCGGGCTTGTGGGGGCGCACAGCGTGGTGGTCGCGCCGTTTGATCTGAAGATTGAGCGGTACACGGTCGCGGTGAAGGATCTGGCGCGCGGGCTTGAGGGGATGCGGTTGGTGCAAATATCGGATACGCATCTCGGGCCGCACGTGCCGCCGGAGTTTGTGGCGCGGGTGGTGCGCGAGTCGATCACTCTCAAGCCGGATGTGTTCCTGCTGACGGGTGACTATGTGCATCGTGGGACAGACTGCAACGCGCGGGCCGCGGCGTTGTTCGAGCCGCTTGTCCGGACGGGGCGACCTGTGATCGGGGTTCTTGGGAACCATGATTGGTACGGTGACGGCTTGGACATGAAGAGGCAGTTGTCGGGTGTGGGCGTGCGGATGGTGGACAACGATCGCGTGTTCATTGATGCCGCGACGCGGGGAATGTGGGAACAGGCGCCGGTCGCGGGCTTGTGCATCGCGGGGCTTGGTGACTTCGGCAGGGACACGATGGACTTTGAGGCGGCGTTCCGGGGTGTGCCGGAAGAAATGCCCCGTATCGTGCTCCAGCACCAGCCGGACGCCGTAGAGACGCGAGGGTTCGTCGAGGGGCCCCGGATGGATGTGATCTTCGCGGGGCACACCCATGGTGGGCAGATTCGTCTGCCACTGGTCGGTGCGCCGGTGACGCTGAGCCGGTATGGGCAGAAGTACGCGTCGGGGCTCGCGCAGGGGCCGCGGTGCCCGGTGGTGGTGTCGCGCGGGATCGGGATGTCGTTCCTGCCGGTGCGGATTGGGGTGAGGCCCGAGGTGGTGGAAGTGACGCTCGCTCGAATGTGA
- a CDS encoding prepilin-type N-terminal cleavage/methylation domain-containing protein gives MGSLRRTTARAYTLIEVLVVVTVLGIAAALVIPEMSSAHSLRVQASVRTIVSDITFAQSDALAMQEARAVVFDTTANSYTLVEVIGGEIDVEANAMFDSGGPRNRYMRDFGDQVYGGARITAAAFDDDEILIFDELGSPQRDPDASTPGLGGFVEVTGSGSIYRVNVDAYTGRVTVERRNAE, from the coding sequence ATGGGATCTCTGAGACGCACGACCGCACGCGCATACACACTGATCGAAGTGCTTGTTGTTGTCACGGTGCTTGGGATCGCGGCTGCTCTCGTCATACCTGAGATGTCGTCGGCGCACTCGCTGCGAGTGCAGGCATCAGTCCGGACGATCGTCTCCGACATCACCTTTGCACAGTCCGATGCCCTTGCGATGCAAGAGGCGAGGGCTGTAGTCTTTGACACAACGGCAAACAGCTACACGCTCGTCGAAGTGATCGGCGGCGAGATCGACGTTGAGGCAAATGCGATGTTCGATAGCGGGGGACCGCGGAACAGGTACATGCGGGACTTCGGCGACCAGGTTTACGGGGGCGCCAGGATCACAGCGGCAGCGTTCGACGATGACGAGATCCTGATCTTCGATGAACTCGGCAGCCCCCAGCGAGACCCTGATGCCTCAACGCCTGGACTTGGCGGTTTCGTTGAGGTGACCGGATCCGGATCGATCTATCGCGTCAATGTTGATGCATACACGGGGCGGGTGACCGTCGAGAGGCGGAACGCGGAATGA
- a CDS encoding ThiF family adenylyltransferase, whose product MGDAHTADRGAEYPLGDGGGDGVSTGIDAQGPGRYHRQMLVAGIGEHGQSNLRAAHVLVVGCGALGSPASDLLVRAGVGRVTLVDRDVVELTNLHRQTLFAQADVGDAKAESAARRLREVNSAVRVRGVAADVSHRNVERLLAGHAVVRNQVESVWPAVDVVVDGTDNFETRYLLNDVCVKRGVPLVYAGAVGTRLTQMTIVPGVTPCLRCLFPDAPMPGTMPTCDTAGILGPVSAMAGSMEAMEAIRLIVARRTFTAGSLVEIDGWTGVMRRLNVGEPLKDCVCCGRRAFEFLAGAGETMTTSLCGRGAIQVLPAAEVVIDLELLAARLGAHGTFEVTRTMVRGVLESEGGRELTVFHDGRAVIGKRRDGKPADPEIARAIFARYVGV is encoded by the coding sequence ATGGGTGATGCGCATACAGCGGATCGCGGCGCGGAGTATCCGCTCGGGGATGGCGGGGGCGATGGCGTCTCGACTGGGATAGATGCACAGGGTCCCGGGCGGTATCACCGGCAGATGCTGGTCGCGGGTATCGGCGAGCATGGGCAGTCGAATCTCCGAGCGGCACATGTGCTGGTGGTTGGGTGCGGAGCGCTCGGTTCACCTGCTTCGGACCTGCTTGTGCGAGCGGGTGTGGGGCGGGTAACGCTCGTCGATCGGGATGTAGTGGAACTGACAAACCTGCATAGGCAGACGCTCTTCGCGCAGGCGGACGTGGGCGACGCCAAAGCGGAATCTGCCGCGAGACGGCTGCGCGAGGTGAATTCGGCGGTGCGCGTCCGAGGCGTTGCGGCGGACGTGTCGCACCGGAACGTGGAACGGCTGCTCGCGGGACACGCGGTTGTGAGGAATCAGGTCGAGAGCGTCTGGCCGGCCGTGGATGTGGTCGTGGACGGAACGGACAACTTTGAGACCCGCTACCTGCTGAATGATGTGTGTGTGAAGCGGGGCGTGCCGCTCGTATACGCGGGAGCGGTAGGGACGCGGCTGACACAGATGACGATCGTGCCGGGCGTGACACCGTGCCTGCGGTGCCTCTTCCCTGATGCGCCGATGCCTGGCACGATGCCGACGTGCGACACGGCGGGAATCCTCGGGCCGGTGTCGGCGATGGCCGGGTCGATGGAGGCGATGGAGGCGATCAGGTTGATCGTGGCGCGGCGGACGTTTACGGCGGGGTCGCTGGTGGAGATCGACGGATGGACGGGCGTGATGCGTCGGCTGAACGTGGGCGAGCCGCTCAAGGACTGCGTCTGCTGCGGCCGTCGCGCGTTTGAGTTCCTCGCGGGTGCGGGTGAGACGATGACCACATCGTTGTGTGGAAGGGGTGCGATCCAGGTCCTGCCGGCGGCGGAGGTTGTTATCGATCTCGAGCTTCTTGCAGCGCGGCTTGGGGCCCATGGAACGTTTGAGGTGACACGCACGATGGTGCGGGGCGTTCTCGAGAGCGAGGGCGGGCGAGAATTGACTGTGTTTCATGACGGGCGGGCCGTCATCGGGAAGCGGAGGGATGGGAAACCCGCTGACCCGGAGATCGCGAGAGCGATCTTCGCGAGGTACGTGGGCGTGTGA
- a CDS encoding cob(I)yrinic acid a,c-diamide adenosyltransferase yields the protein MVKLNRIYTRTGDDGTTGLGTGGRVAKDDPRVEAYGTVDEANAALGLAIAMAGACEPGGNGERIVGVLLSVQHDLFDLGADLCVPRASAETEGSRLRLTPGQVDRLERLIDEFNENLAPLTSFVLPGGSRLSSGLHLARTVVRRAERLVVGLRRAEPDATSEVSVRYLNRLSDLLFVLSRVANDNGATDTLWVPGSNRV from the coding sequence ATGGTCAAACTCAACCGCATTTACACACGCACCGGGGATGACGGGACGACTGGCTTGGGTACCGGGGGGCGTGTTGCGAAGGACGATCCTCGAGTTGAGGCATATGGCACCGTGGACGAGGCCAATGCCGCGTTGGGCCTGGCGATTGCGATGGCAGGCGCGTGCGAGCCAGGTGGGAACGGGGAGCGGATCGTGGGGGTGCTCCTGAGTGTCCAGCATGATCTGTTCGATCTGGGAGCGGATCTCTGCGTGCCCAGGGCTTCGGCCGAGACCGAGGGGTCCAGACTTCGTCTAACACCCGGCCAGGTTGACAGACTTGAGCGTCTCATTGACGAGTTCAATGAGAACCTTGCGCCCCTGACCAGCTTCGTCTTGCCGGGTGGGAGCCGACTGTCTTCAGGGCTGCACCTCGCACGGACGGTCGTGCGTCGGGCGGAGCGACTCGTGGTGGGACTGCGACGAGCCGAACCCGACGCAACCTCGGAGGTTTCTGTTCGGTATCTCAACCGGCTGAGTGATTTGCTGTTTGTTCTTTCGCGTGTCGCCAACGACAATGGTGCGACGGACACGCTCTGGGTTCCTGGGTCCAATCGAGTCTAG
- a CDS encoding DinB family protein gives MGQVGKTIELMGARGLGLGQALLKDVRAEDFARQPIAAAGTLGSEGSGLIKTNHPAFVYGHLAIYPARMMDFMGLDGSKIDAGQRYQDLFSHGKECVHDADRTIYPAMDEIVSIYSRAHETVLGVVGGVDDAVFARETPHEGMRARFPTVGSAVGFLLCSHTMMHLGQMSAWRRCMGLGSAM, from the coding sequence ATGGGACAGGTAGGCAAGACGATCGAGCTGATGGGGGCGCGTGGTCTCGGACTTGGGCAGGCGCTGCTCAAGGATGTGCGGGCGGAGGACTTCGCGCGCCAGCCCATCGCGGCGGCTGGAACGCTCGGATCGGAAGGAAGCGGCCTGATCAAGACGAACCATCCGGCGTTCGTGTATGGGCACCTTGCGATTTATCCGGCTCGGATGATGGATTTCATGGGCTTGGACGGCTCGAAGATCGACGCCGGGCAGCGGTATCAGGACCTCTTCTCGCACGGCAAGGAGTGTGTGCACGACGCGGATCGCACGATCTATCCGGCCATGGATGAGATCGTGTCCATCTACAGCCGGGCACATGAAACGGTGCTGGGAGTGGTGGGGGGTGTTGATGACGCGGTGTTCGCGCGTGAGACGCCTCACGAAGGGATGCGAGCAAGATTCCCGACGGTGGGGAGCGCGGTCGGTTTCCTGCTCTGTTCGCACACGATGATGCACCTGGGTCAGATGAGTGCGTGGCGCCGGTGCATGGGTCTTGGATCGGCGATGTGA
- the rpsG gene encoding 30S ribosomal protein S7 translates to MGGRFTASVEQLRPDPKYGDKVLSKFINCVMEDGKKSVATRIIYDAMDIIDEKLAKIEDPNKPADAIGCFHMAINNVKPYVEVRSKRIGGANYQVPMQVNNKRQQSLAFRWIIAAVRSEKGRPFAHRLADEIVAAAKGEGKAMQTRDQTHRMAEANKAFAHFAH, encoded by the coding sequence ATGGGTGGTCGTTTCACAGCGTCTGTTGAGCAGCTCCGTCCCGACCCGAAGTACGGCGACAAGGTGCTCTCGAAGTTCATCAACTGCGTCATGGAAGACGGCAAGAAGTCTGTCGCGACGCGGATCATCTACGACGCGATGGACATCATCGACGAGAAGCTTGCGAAGATCGAGGATCCGAACAAGCCAGCCGACGCGATCGGCTGCTTCCATATGGCGATCAACAACGTGAAGCCGTATGTCGAGGTTCGCTCCAAGCGAATCGGCGGCGCCAACTACCAGGTGCCGATGCAGGTGAACAACAAGCGTCAGCAGTCGCTGGCGTTCCGCTGGATCATCGCTGCGGTCCGGAGCGAGAAGGGTCGTCCGTTCGCCCATCGCCTCGCTGATGAGATCGTCGCCGCCGCGAAGGGTGAGGGCAAGGCGATGCAGACGCGTGATCAGACGCACCGCATGGCCGAGGCAAACAAGGCATTCGCGCACTTCGCTCACTGA
- the rpsL gene encoding 30S ribosomal protein S12: MPTINQLVRKPRRVQASKSRTLDLQRSPQKKGVCTIVRTTTPKKPNSALRKIARVRLTNGREVTAYIGGEGHNLQEHSIVLVRGGRVRDLPGVRYHIVRGSLDCLGVEGRKQGRSKYGAKRSKK; this comes from the coding sequence ATGCCGACCATCAATCAGCTCGTTCGCAAGCCACGGCGTGTGCAGGCCTCCAAGTCTCGCACGCTCGATCTCCAGCGGTCGCCTCAGAAGAAGGGCGTGTGCACGATCGTCCGCACGACGACGCCCAAGAAGCCGAACTCGGCTCTGCGGAAGATCGCGCGTGTTCGCCTGACGAACGGGCGCGAGGTCACGGCGTACATCGGCGGTGAGGGGCACAACCTTCAGGAGCACTCGATCGTGCTGGTTCGCGGCGGTCGTGTTCGCGACCTTCCCGGTGTGCGTTACCACATCGTTCGCGGGTCTCTGGACTGCCTCGGCGTCGAGGGGCGCAAGCAGGGTCGTTCCAAGTACGGCGCGAAGCGTAGCAAGAAGTAA